A genomic region of Drosophila kikkawai strain 14028-0561.14 chromosome X, DkikHiC1v2, whole genome shotgun sequence contains the following coding sequences:
- the Fpgs1 gene encoding putative folylpolyglutamate synthase isoform X2, giving the protein MLGRACVREITFLASFRPEDTTVPASRESRPDDPRAPAEKRSINMANRQLCRVCVPRLLPVSRSSTLSALSSSSRSPVSNRQSMREARLRAAREQHSSPPNYTLAELVFNPDLQRNVHDIGVIETKKCDKDCNAAFEEAVEQLNHLLISDETNKAVNEAFEAAIAQLNFLQSNEDTIRDSVISRRDARKFTVKYLERSGLALETVEKLSYIHVAGTKGKGSTCALTESLLRHQGLKTGFYSSPHILATNERIRINGQPLDKAKFTEHFWKVYNRLWELREHDHDMPAYFKFVTILGFHVFVEEKVDVAVLEVGIGGESDCTNIVRNVGTVGITSLALEHTDLLGITLEEIAWQKAGIIKPGSHVFTHVTQPECLEVIRQRAKDNGIDTIFQVPPTEEYFKSEATAAQPYEDLSAVIKLNGSLAVQLAMDYLVRAKGREHNANEIMMDQQLLDGLVKSHWPGRCQKVEWRGMRLFFDGAHTLESIEVCAEWFHKNVKDSPNPKILIFNRKGQTDIRPLLKVLHRTYPFDMACFSPNLSASKPIYASQVFLSVSEERQLGRSQSIANDWNDLCRAENTPLNSQAFPHLVDTFIAIREKYPLTDTSGELDVLVTGSFHLVGAAIAALDSIDQSQRNEQDDPK; this is encoded by the exons CTTTTTGGCTTCGTTTCGCCCCGAAGATACCACTGTCCCCGCCAGCCGAGAGTCGCGACCAGACGACCCGAGAGCGCCAGCCGAGAAACGCTCTATAAATATGGCGAATCGCCAGCTGTGCCGTGTCTGTGTGCCCAGACTGCTGCCCGTTAGCCGTTCGAGCACCCTCAGCGCactgagcagcagcagtcggaGCCCAGTGAGCAACCGCCAGAGCATGAGGGAGGCACGTCTGCGGGCCGCCAGGGAGCAGCACTCGAGCCCGCCCAACTACACCCTGGCCGAGCTGGTGTTCAATCCCGATTTGCAGAGGAACGTCCATGATATAGGTGTCATAGAGACCAAGAAATGCGACAAGGATTGCAATGCTGCCTTCGAG GAAGCCGTCGAGCAGCTGAATCACCTGCTAATAAGCGACGAGACCAACAAGGCTGTGAACGAGGCCTTCGAG GCAGCCATCGCTCAGCTTAACTTCCTGCAATCCAACGAGGACACCATCAGGGATTCGGTAATTTCCCGGAGGGACGCCAGGAAGTTCACGGTGAAGTATCTGGAGAGGAGCGGCCTGGCGCTGGAGACCGTGGAGAAGCTGTCCTACATCCATGTTGCCGGCACCAAGGGCAAG GGCTCCACCTGCGCCCTCACAGAGTCCCTGCTGCGCCACCAGGGCCTCAAAACGGGTTTCTACTCCTCGCCGCACATTTTGGCCACCAACGAACGCATCCGCATCAATGGCCAGCCCCTGGACAAGGCCAAGTTCACGGAGCACTTCTGGAAGGTGTACAATCGCCTGTGGGAGTTGCGGGAGCATGATCACGACATGCCCGCCTACTTCAAGTTCGTCACCATACTGGGCTTTCACGTTTTCGTGGAGGAGAAAGTGGACGTGGCCGTGCTTGAGGTGGGCATCGGTGGCGAATCGGATTGCACCAATATCGTACGGAACGTGGGCACCGTGGGAATCACTTCGCTGGCTTTAGAGCATACGGATCTGCTGGGCATTACCCTCGAGGAGATTGCCTGGCAGAAGGCTGGCATCATTAAGCCAGGATCGCATGTGTTCACGCATGTCACGCAGCCGGAGTGCCTGGAGGTGATACGTCAGCGGGCGAAGGACAATGGCATCGATACCATCTTTCAGGTGCCACCCACCGAGGAATACTTCAAATCGGAAGCGACCGCCGCTCAGCCCTATGAAGATCTCAGCGCTGTGATTAAGCTGAATGGTTCTCTGGCCGTCCAGCTGGCCATGGATTATCTGGTGCGGGCAAAGGGAAGGGAGCACAACGCCAACGAGATAATGATGGATCAACAGCTTCTGGATGGCCTGGTCAAATCTCACTGGCCGGGTCGATGTCAGAAGGTGGAATGGCGGGGGATGCGTCTCTTCTTTGACGGAGCCCATACGCTGGAGAGCATAGAGGTGTGCGCAGAGTGGTTCCATAAGAACGTGAAAGACAG TCCGAATCCCAAGATCCTGATCTTTAACCGCAAGGGGCAAACGGATATCCGGCCCTTGCTGAAGGTCCTTCATCGCACATATCCCTTCGACATGGCCTGCTTCTCGCCCAATTTGTCCGCATCGAAGCCAATCTATGCCAGCCAGGTGTTTCTATCCGTTAGCGAGGAAAGGCAGCTGGGCCGATCGCAATCCATTGCCAATGACTGGAATGACCTGTGTCGCGCAGAGAATACACCGCTTAATAGCCAAGCATTCCCTCACCTAGTCGATACCTTTATAGCGATTCGCGAGAAGTATCCGCTAACAGATACCTCCGGTGAGTTGGACGTCCTGGTCACCGGCTCCTTCCATCTGGTGGGCGCGGCCATCGCTGCCCTCGATTCAATCGATCAGTCTCAAAGGAACGAGCAGGATGATCCGAAATGA
- the Fpgs1 gene encoding putative folylpolyglutamate synthase isoform X3, with protein MANRQLCRVCVPRLLPVSRSSTLSALSSSSRSPVSNRQSMREARLRAAREQHSSPPNYTLAELVFNPDLQRNVHDIGVIETKKCDKDCNAAFEHDGYSKEAVEQLNHLLISDETNKAVNEAFEAAIAQLNFLQSNEDTIRDSVISRRDARKFTVKYLERSGLALETVEKLSYIHVAGTKGKGSTCALTESLLRHQGLKTGFYSSPHILATNERIRINGQPLDKAKFTEHFWKVYNRLWELREHDHDMPAYFKFVTILGFHVFVEEKVDVAVLEVGIGGESDCTNIVRNVGTVGITSLALEHTDLLGITLEEIAWQKAGIIKPGSHVFTHVTQPECLEVIRQRAKDNGIDTIFQVPPTEEYFKSEATAAQPYEDLSAVIKLNGSLAVQLAMDYLVRAKGREHNANEIMMDQQLLDGLVKSHWPGRCQKVEWRGMRLFFDGAHTLESIEVCAEWFHKNVKDSPNPKILIFNRKGQTDIRPLLKVLHRTYPFDMACFSPNLSASKPIYASQVFLSVSEERQLGRSQSIANDWNDLCRAENTPLNSQAFPHLVDTFIAIREKYPLTDTSGELDVLVTGSFHLVGAAIAALDSIDQSQRNEQDDPK; from the exons ATGGCGAATCGCCAGCTGTGCCGTGTCTGTGTGCCCAGACTGCTGCCCGTTAGCCGTTCGAGCACCCTCAGCGCactgagcagcagcagtcggaGCCCAGTGAGCAACCGCCAGAGCATGAGGGAGGCACGTCTGCGGGCCGCCAGGGAGCAGCACTCGAGCCCGCCCAACTACACCCTGGCCGAGCTGGTGTTCAATCCCGATTTGCAGAGGAACGTCCATGATATAGGTGTCATAGAGACCAAGAAATGCGACAAGGATTGCAATGCTGCCTTCGAG CATGATGGATATTCTAAG GAAGCCGTCGAGCAGCTGAATCACCTGCTAATAAGCGACGAGACCAACAAGGCTGTGAACGAGGCCTTCGAG GCAGCCATCGCTCAGCTTAACTTCCTGCAATCCAACGAGGACACCATCAGGGATTCGGTAATTTCCCGGAGGGACGCCAGGAAGTTCACGGTGAAGTATCTGGAGAGGAGCGGCCTGGCGCTGGAGACCGTGGAGAAGCTGTCCTACATCCATGTTGCCGGCACCAAGGGCAAG GGCTCCACCTGCGCCCTCACAGAGTCCCTGCTGCGCCACCAGGGCCTCAAAACGGGTTTCTACTCCTCGCCGCACATTTTGGCCACCAACGAACGCATCCGCATCAATGGCCAGCCCCTGGACAAGGCCAAGTTCACGGAGCACTTCTGGAAGGTGTACAATCGCCTGTGGGAGTTGCGGGAGCATGATCACGACATGCCCGCCTACTTCAAGTTCGTCACCATACTGGGCTTTCACGTTTTCGTGGAGGAGAAAGTGGACGTGGCCGTGCTTGAGGTGGGCATCGGTGGCGAATCGGATTGCACCAATATCGTACGGAACGTGGGCACCGTGGGAATCACTTCGCTGGCTTTAGAGCATACGGATCTGCTGGGCATTACCCTCGAGGAGATTGCCTGGCAGAAGGCTGGCATCATTAAGCCAGGATCGCATGTGTTCACGCATGTCACGCAGCCGGAGTGCCTGGAGGTGATACGTCAGCGGGCGAAGGACAATGGCATCGATACCATCTTTCAGGTGCCACCCACCGAGGAATACTTCAAATCGGAAGCGACCGCCGCTCAGCCCTATGAAGATCTCAGCGCTGTGATTAAGCTGAATGGTTCTCTGGCCGTCCAGCTGGCCATGGATTATCTGGTGCGGGCAAAGGGAAGGGAGCACAACGCCAACGAGATAATGATGGATCAACAGCTTCTGGATGGCCTGGTCAAATCTCACTGGCCGGGTCGATGTCAGAAGGTGGAATGGCGGGGGATGCGTCTCTTCTTTGACGGAGCCCATACGCTGGAGAGCATAGAGGTGTGCGCAGAGTGGTTCCATAAGAACGTGAAAGACAG TCCGAATCCCAAGATCCTGATCTTTAACCGCAAGGGGCAAACGGATATCCGGCCCTTGCTGAAGGTCCTTCATCGCACATATCCCTTCGACATGGCCTGCTTCTCGCCCAATTTGTCCGCATCGAAGCCAATCTATGCCAGCCAGGTGTTTCTATCCGTTAGCGAGGAAAGGCAGCTGGGCCGATCGCAATCCATTGCCAATGACTGGAATGACCTGTGTCGCGCAGAGAATACACCGCTTAATAGCCAAGCATTCCCTCACCTAGTCGATACCTTTATAGCGATTCGCGAGAAGTATCCGCTAACAGATACCTCCGGTGAGTTGGACGTCCTGGTCACCGGCTCCTTCCATCTGGTGGGCGCGGCCATCGCTGCCCTCGATTCAATCGATCAGTCTCAAAGGAACGAGCAGGATGATCCGAAATGA
- the Fpgs1 gene encoding putative folylpolyglutamate synthase isoform X1, whose product MLGRACVREITFLASFRPEDTTVPASRESRPDDPRAPAEKRSINMANRQLCRVCVPRLLPVSRSSTLSALSSSSRSPVSNRQSMREARLRAAREQHSSPPNYTLAELVFNPDLQRNVHDIGVIETKKCDKDCNAAFEHDGYSKEAVEQLNHLLISDETNKAVNEAFEAAIAQLNFLQSNEDTIRDSVISRRDARKFTVKYLERSGLALETVEKLSYIHVAGTKGKGSTCALTESLLRHQGLKTGFYSSPHILATNERIRINGQPLDKAKFTEHFWKVYNRLWELREHDHDMPAYFKFVTILGFHVFVEEKVDVAVLEVGIGGESDCTNIVRNVGTVGITSLALEHTDLLGITLEEIAWQKAGIIKPGSHVFTHVTQPECLEVIRQRAKDNGIDTIFQVPPTEEYFKSEATAAQPYEDLSAVIKLNGSLAVQLAMDYLVRAKGREHNANEIMMDQQLLDGLVKSHWPGRCQKVEWRGMRLFFDGAHTLESIEVCAEWFHKNVKDSPNPKILIFNRKGQTDIRPLLKVLHRTYPFDMACFSPNLSASKPIYASQVFLSVSEERQLGRSQSIANDWNDLCRAENTPLNSQAFPHLVDTFIAIREKYPLTDTSGELDVLVTGSFHLVGAAIAALDSIDQSQRNEQDDPK is encoded by the exons CTTTTTGGCTTCGTTTCGCCCCGAAGATACCACTGTCCCCGCCAGCCGAGAGTCGCGACCAGACGACCCGAGAGCGCCAGCCGAGAAACGCTCTATAAATATGGCGAATCGCCAGCTGTGCCGTGTCTGTGTGCCCAGACTGCTGCCCGTTAGCCGTTCGAGCACCCTCAGCGCactgagcagcagcagtcggaGCCCAGTGAGCAACCGCCAGAGCATGAGGGAGGCACGTCTGCGGGCCGCCAGGGAGCAGCACTCGAGCCCGCCCAACTACACCCTGGCCGAGCTGGTGTTCAATCCCGATTTGCAGAGGAACGTCCATGATATAGGTGTCATAGAGACCAAGAAATGCGACAAGGATTGCAATGCTGCCTTCGAG CATGATGGATATTCTAAG GAAGCCGTCGAGCAGCTGAATCACCTGCTAATAAGCGACGAGACCAACAAGGCTGTGAACGAGGCCTTCGAG GCAGCCATCGCTCAGCTTAACTTCCTGCAATCCAACGAGGACACCATCAGGGATTCGGTAATTTCCCGGAGGGACGCCAGGAAGTTCACGGTGAAGTATCTGGAGAGGAGCGGCCTGGCGCTGGAGACCGTGGAGAAGCTGTCCTACATCCATGTTGCCGGCACCAAGGGCAAG GGCTCCACCTGCGCCCTCACAGAGTCCCTGCTGCGCCACCAGGGCCTCAAAACGGGTTTCTACTCCTCGCCGCACATTTTGGCCACCAACGAACGCATCCGCATCAATGGCCAGCCCCTGGACAAGGCCAAGTTCACGGAGCACTTCTGGAAGGTGTACAATCGCCTGTGGGAGTTGCGGGAGCATGATCACGACATGCCCGCCTACTTCAAGTTCGTCACCATACTGGGCTTTCACGTTTTCGTGGAGGAGAAAGTGGACGTGGCCGTGCTTGAGGTGGGCATCGGTGGCGAATCGGATTGCACCAATATCGTACGGAACGTGGGCACCGTGGGAATCACTTCGCTGGCTTTAGAGCATACGGATCTGCTGGGCATTACCCTCGAGGAGATTGCCTGGCAGAAGGCTGGCATCATTAAGCCAGGATCGCATGTGTTCACGCATGTCACGCAGCCGGAGTGCCTGGAGGTGATACGTCAGCGGGCGAAGGACAATGGCATCGATACCATCTTTCAGGTGCCACCCACCGAGGAATACTTCAAATCGGAAGCGACCGCCGCTCAGCCCTATGAAGATCTCAGCGCTGTGATTAAGCTGAATGGTTCTCTGGCCGTCCAGCTGGCCATGGATTATCTGGTGCGGGCAAAGGGAAGGGAGCACAACGCCAACGAGATAATGATGGATCAACAGCTTCTGGATGGCCTGGTCAAATCTCACTGGCCGGGTCGATGTCAGAAGGTGGAATGGCGGGGGATGCGTCTCTTCTTTGACGGAGCCCATACGCTGGAGAGCATAGAGGTGTGCGCAGAGTGGTTCCATAAGAACGTGAAAGACAG TCCGAATCCCAAGATCCTGATCTTTAACCGCAAGGGGCAAACGGATATCCGGCCCTTGCTGAAGGTCCTTCATCGCACATATCCCTTCGACATGGCCTGCTTCTCGCCCAATTTGTCCGCATCGAAGCCAATCTATGCCAGCCAGGTGTTTCTATCCGTTAGCGAGGAAAGGCAGCTGGGCCGATCGCAATCCATTGCCAATGACTGGAATGACCTGTGTCGCGCAGAGAATACACCGCTTAATAGCCAAGCATTCCCTCACCTAGTCGATACCTTTATAGCGATTCGCGAGAAGTATCCGCTAACAGATACCTCCGGTGAGTTGGACGTCCTGGTCACCGGCTCCTTCCATCTGGTGGGCGCGGCCATCGCTGCCCTCGATTCAATCGATCAGTCTCAAAGGAACGAGCAGGATGATCCGAAATGA